The segment GCGCTGACGGTCCGCCTGCTGCGGCAGATCGCCGGAATCGATCTCGAGGCTTTTTAACAGACTCTGATTTCCGAGCGCCACTCTGTGATTTTCTATTTCGCCGGTCACCCCTTTTCCCGTCACCGATTGGAAGTTGTCGGTTTTTTCCAGGGTCAGTCCTTTCTCTTCGGCGCCTCGGACAATCGCCTCGGCCAAGGGATGCTCGCTCCCCTTTTCCAATGTTGCGGCCAGTCTTAACGCCTCTTTCTCGTCGATCCCTTCGACTGGAATGACCGCAACCAGCCTCGGCTTCCCTTCGGTCAGGGTCCCGGTCTTATCGACCACCAGCGTATCCACCTTTTCCATGATCTCCAGCGCCTCGGCGTTTTTGATCAATACCCCCATCATGGCCCCTTTTCCGGTGCCAACCATGATCGACATCGGCGTGGCCAGCCCCAGAGCGCAGGGGCAGGCGATGATCAGGACAGCGACGGCGTTGATCACGGCGTGGGCGAGCCGCGGCTCCGGCCCCCAGAATCCCCAGACAACCATTGTGATCACGGCGACCGTCACGACTGCCGGAACAAAATAACCGGAGACGGTATCGACCATTTTTTGGATCGGGGCGCGCGAGCGCTGCGCCTCGGCGACCATATGGACGATTTGAGACAAGAGGGTGTCGGCGCCGACCCGCTCCGCTTTCATCAAGAGGCTCCCGGTGCCGTTGACGGTGGCGCCGATCAGCCGCGTTCCCTCGGTTTTTTCGACCGGAATCGGTTCCCCGGTCACCATCGATTCATCGACGCTGCTTTTTCCCTCGATGACCGTTCCGTCAACCGGAATCTTCTCGCCGGGGCGGACCCGGAGGATCTCTCCCGGCATCACCTTTTCGAGCGGGATATCCTCTTCCGTCCCATCGGCGCGGACGATCCGCGCGGTCTTGGGTGCCAGCCCCAGCAACAGCTTGATGGCGGCGCTGGTTTGGCTGCGCGCCCGCAGTTCCAACACCTGCCCCAACAGCACCAAAGCGGTGATCACGGCGGCCGCTTCGAAATAGGCCGGAACCACCCCCATCTCGTTGAAGACCGACTTCGGAAAGAGTCCGGGAAAGAGGACGGCGACCGCGCTGTAGATCCATGCCACCGAGATCCCCAAACCGATCAAAGTGAACATGTTGAGATTTCGCGTGACGACTGATCTCCAGCCGCGGACGAGAAAGACCGATCCCCCCCACCAGACGACGGGGGCGGAGAGCACCATTTCAACCCACTGCCGGAGTTTGGGATTGACGATCCCGGCTACACCTTCCGGCCGGAACTCGGCGGCCATCGCGCTGAGGAAGACCGGGACGGCCAGCGCCGCGCTGATCCAGAAGCGGCGGGTCATCTCGTCGAGTTCGGCGGTGTCCTCCTCGGCTGCCGCCGTCCGCGGCTCCAGCGCCATGCCGCACTTGGGACAACTCCCAGGACGATCCTGAACCACCTCCGGGTGCATCGGGCAGGTGTATTCGGTCTTTCCCTCTCTGGACCGATTTTCCGGTTGAGCCGTCTGTTGCGGGGCCTCTCCCCTATATTTTCCCGGCTCGGCTTTAAACTCTTCTAGACAGTGCACGCTGCAAAAGAAATAGGTTTGCCCCTCGTACTCGATGTTACCGGCCGCTTTTTTCTCCTCTATTTCCATTTCCATCCCGCAGACCGGATCGGTCGCCATGATTTCCCTCCCTTTCTATATTTTTCAAGTTTCCCCCGATCGCCGATACGATACAATCCCTCAAAAGGGGTATTTTACCGAACCGAACGCGGGAGAAATAAACGACTCAAGGAAACCTATTTTGACCTAAGCGGTGTGTCGCGCTTCCCCGGGAGCGTTGGATTCCGGGAGAAGCTCGATCTTTCGCAGGGCGTCCACAAACGTCTGATCACTGATCGCCGAGAGGTGGCTTTTAAACCGGACAATACCGGAGGAGTCCAAAATCAACAGATTGTAAAGCGGACAGGCCCCGGAGGGTGCGGCAGTCCGAGCCTCTTTCCCACCCAGTCGCCCGGGTCCAAAAGGAGTGGAAAGGTCATTCGATGCGTTCGGAGAATCCGCTCCGGCGTCGCGCGATCGTCTGCAAGCGTGGAGAGGGCGAAGATCTCGATCCGGTCCCGATGCTTCTCATAGGTCCGCTGGAGCAGCGAGATCCGCTCCTCGCAGCTGCTGCAAAGGTTGGTGAGCCAGAGGACCGCTCCCTTCGTCGGGAAATTCTCCAAGAGGGTAAATGATCGGCCGGCGAGATCGCTCAGCATAAAATCGGGAACCCGGTCGCCGATCTCCGCTCCCTTTTTTGAGGGGAACGGAAGAGCCATCGCGCGCGGATGAAAACCTTCCAGAAAAGCGATTTTATGAGAGCACGTAGGTTTTGCACAGATCTCCTTCTCTAGTCTCCGAGCAGGTCCTTTCAGAACCAGAAGCGGACGCCGGTGACGAATGTCAGGTCACCGACATCTTCCCCTTTACGCCGCGCGAAATCGGCGGTGCGACCGGCTTTACGCTCCCAGGAGACGCCGATGTATGGGGCGGCCTCCCGGACAATCTCATAACGGACCCGCAAGCCGAGCTCGACCTCGCTCAAGCCGGAACCGATATCGAGCTCTTTGACCTCTTGGGCGGCGAAATTCAGCTCCACGGACGGCCGGACGATCAGCCGCTGGGTCAGGAGCAGCTCGTACTCCGCCTCAATGCGAGCCGACGCATCCCCCTTATTGCTCACAAACACCGCCGCGTCGATCTCGAAGAAGTAGGGGGCAAGCCCTTCAATCCCAAAAATGGCGTAGCCGCGCGAAGGATCGGGCTTTACATCGTAACGACCCCCGATCTGAAGGTCCCAAAGCGCCGCAATGGCCCGGCTGTATAAAAGCTGAACCTCGGCGTTTTTCGTCTCTTTATCGATTGTGTGATCGCCTTGGGTCTTCAGCCAGACTTTGTTGTAGTCTCCACCGATCCAGCCCTGCGCCTCCCAACTCAGAGTGTCTTCACTTCCAATCCGGTATTCGAATTGCTCGATCTCTAAAAATGTATAGAGCCGAGAGTCTTCCTCCGCGGCCATTTCCGGACTGTCTGCAAGAGCGGCCGGAGCGAAAGCGACAAGAGCGATAAGGCAGACGCCGGCGATCATCGACCCGTTCATGAATGTCATGGGTGGGCCTTCTCCCCGTCATCGGATACCATCACATCCAACATCATTCCCGAAGCCATATGGTAGGCGAGATGACAGTGGAAGGGCCACGCTCCCGGCGCATCCGCCGTCATGATAAAGGAGAGCCGCTCCCCCGGCTTCACATTGATCGTGAACTTCCGGGGATTGTACTCCCCGTTTCCGTTGTCGAGCTCCATCCACATCCCGTGCAGGTGAATCGGATGCTCCATCATCGTGTCGTTCACGAAGATGACGCGCAGCCGCTCCCCATGCCGAAGCCGGATCGGGTCGGCCTCCGAGTGCTTCTTCCCGTTGAATCCCCAGATGTATCGGTCCATGTTGCCGGTGAGGTGAAGCTCGATCTCCCGTTCGGGCGGGCGGCGATCGTAGCCCGGCTCCAAAGCGCGCAGATCGGCATAGGTCAAGGCCCGCGTCCCTGTATTCTCAAGCCCGGCGCCGGGCTCCCGAAGGCGACTCCTCGGCGCCATTGCGACCATCGAATTTCCCCGTCCGTGGGTGTCAGGGCCGTGCATCACGGGCGGTTCCTCGGAAGACATTCGAGTGGCCGCTCCATTTTCTAGGCCATCAGAGATGCTATCTCCATGGCCCATTGCGTCGTGCTCCATTCCCGGCATTGGGTCTTCCGCCGCAGGCGCCTTCCCACCCGGCTTCATTTCGTGCGCCCCCTCTGACATTCCCATATCGGCCATCGTGCGGATCGGCCGAGGCCGCGTTTCCGGAAGAGGAGCCGACATCCCAGGACGTGGCGCGAGCGTCCCTCTCGCATAGCCGCTGCGGTCCATCGCCTCGGCGAAGAGGGTATAGGCCCGATCCTCCTGCGGCGTAACGATCACGTCATAAGTTTCCGAGACGGCGATCCGGAACTCGTCGACCGTCACCGGCTGGATGTTCTGCCCATCGGCCTGCACCACTTCCATCTTGAGGCCCGGGATCCGGAGGTCGAAGTAGGTCATCGAGGCCGCGTTGATGAATCGCAGCCGTACCCGCTCTCCCGGTTTGAAGAGGGCGGTCCAGTTCGCTTTGGAGGGCTGACCGTTGATGAGGAAGGTGTAGGTGTAGCCGGTGACATCGGCGATGTCGGTCGGGTCCATCCGCATCCGGCCCCAGGCAAGGCGGTCGGAGAGTGTCGCTCCCCAGCCGTTCCGACGGGCATCCCGGAAAAAATCGAAAAACGTTCGCTTGTGGAAGTTGTAGTAGCCGCTCTGCTTCTTGAGCTTGGCCAGGACCCACTCCGGATTCTCATCGGTCCAATCGGAGAGCATGACGACATACTCCCGGTCGTATTGGAACGGCTCCGGCTTCGCCGGGTCGATGATCAGGGGGCTGTAGATCCCGGACTGCTCCTGCAGGCCGGAGTGGCTGTGATACCAGTAGGTCCCGCTCTGCTTGACGGTGAAGCGGTAGGTGAACGTCTCGCCCGGAGCGATATTCTCGAAGCTGATGCCGGGAACGCCGTCCATCGTGTTCGGTACGATTACGCCGTGCCAGTGGATCGAGGTCGGCTCCCGGAGACGGTTGGTAACCTGAAGCGTCACCTCCTCCCCTTCTCGCCATCGGAGCGCGGGACCGGGAACCGCGCCATTGATCGTCATCGCCGTCCGCTCCCGGCCGGTGATATTGACCGGCGTTTCATCGATGACCAAGCGGTACTCCCCGGCCAGCGCCGTCGCCGAGGCGAATAAGAGCGCGATGAATGCAAGAAGTCCTCTTTTAATTGGCGCCCCTTTCTTTTTCCTCATGCCGCTCGGCGCATCTGATGCGTTTTCTCGTGGCTCTTTTCTTCAGTCGATACGGCGGACGATTTTCGAATCCCCGCAAGGCGCGTCCACCTCAGCAACATGGCGTTCATCGCCACCAGGACCGTGCTTCCGGACATCGAGAGCGCCGCCGCCTCCGGGCTGATCGTAATCGGATAGAATACTCCCGCCGCCAGCGGAAAGGCAATCACGTTGTAAGCAACCGCCCAAAAGAGGTTCTGCCGCATCTTCCGCAGCGTCGCGCGGGAAAGCTCGATCGCGCCGACCACATCATACGGATCGCTCTTCATCAACACCACATCGGCGCTCTCCATCGCCACATCGGTCCCGGCGCCGATCGCGAATCCGACATCGGCTTGCGTGAGCGCCGGAGCATCGTTGACCCCGTCCCCCACCATCCCCACCTTCTTCCCCTGCGACTGAAGCTCCTTGATCTTCTCCGCCTTCTGCCCCGGCAAGACGTCGGCCAGGACGATCTCGATCCCCAGCTCCGCGGCGATCCTCTCGGCCGTCGCGCGGTTATCGCCGGTCAGCATGGCGACATGAACTCCCCGATCTCTCAATTTCTTCACCGCCTCGGCGGCGGTGGGACGGGAGGCGTCCGCGATCGCGATCAGACCGATCAGTTTTCGATCCTGAGCGACATGGGTCACCGTTCTCCCGGATCCTTGAAACTGGTTTGACGCCGCATCAAGGCCGCTCATGTCGATCCCTTCTTCCTCCATCAACCGCCGATTCCCGAGAAGCACCGACCGGCCGGAGACCTCGGCCCGCGCTCCTTTTCCCTCGATGGCGGTAAACCCTTTTGCCGGCTTCCGCTGGAGCCCTTCCGCTCGACGGAGAATCGCCTGGGCCAGCGGGTGTTCCGATCCCTCTTCGACCGCCGCCGCCAAGGAGAGAACTTCGTCTGCGCCTCTTCCGGCGCCGGTCGCCACCTCCACCACCTCCGGTTGTCCCATCGTCAAGGTCCCGGTCTTATCGAAAACAACGACATCCAGCTTGGTCGCCTCCTCTAACGCCGCGGCGTTCTTGAAGAGAATCCCGTTCATCGCGCCGAGCCCGGTTCCGACCATCACCGCCATCGGGGTGGCCAATCCCAACGCGTCGGGGCAGGCAATGACGAAGACCGTGATCGTGAGGGTCATTGCAAAGAGAAGGGGGCGGTCCGCCCATCCGTACCAAAACGCAAAGGTGATCAGACCGATTCCAATCGCGGAAACGACGAGCCACTGGGCGGCGCGATCGGCGAGAAGCTGCGCCGGAGCCTTCGAGTTCTGCGCCTCCTGGACCAGCTTCACGATCTGGGCGAGCGCGGTGTCGGCTCCGACCTTGGTGGCGCGATAGCGGAAGGTTCCACTCTTATTGATCGTGGCCCCGATCACCGTGTCGCCCGGCGCCTTACTCACCGGCATCGATTCGCCGGTGAGCATCGATTCGTCGACGAGTGACGCCCCCTCGACGACTTCGCCGTCCACCGGGATCTTGTTCCCAGGACGGATCACGATCAAATCACCAACCTCCACCTCCGCCGTCGGAATCTCCACCTCGCGGTCGTTCCTGAGGACGGTGGTCATCGGTGGGGCGAGGTCCATCAGCGCCCGGATCGCGCTGGACGCCCCGGCGCGGGCCCGCATCTCCAGCCAGTGACCGAGCAGGATAAAAACCAGCAGAACGGAGGCCGCCTCGTAGAACTGCTCTCCTTGGAAGAAGAAGGTCGCGCCAACGCTGAAGAGGTAGCCGGTTCCGACGCTCAGCACGACGAGGACCGCCATGTTCAGCGCGCCGTTTCGAATCGCCCGGACGGCGGCGATCACGAAAGGCCAGCCAGGATAGAGGATCGCGGCGCTGGCCAAGAGAAAAAGCCAGACGTTGAGACTCAAACCAAAAGGGGGAGTCAGCCGGATGAAATCGATTCCCATTGGCGTATAGAGAAAAATCGGAACCGAAAAGAGCAAGGCGATCCAAAAGCGGTTGCGCATGTCGCGCGCCATCTCCGCTAAATCCATCCCGGGGCCATGCCCCATCTCGTGCGCCATCTCCGCCATCGCGGGAGCGGCTTTTGGAGCTGTCGAATTGGCGGTATGCTCCCGATGTCTCTCCATCGGGGCCGGCATCGCCGCCGGATCTTCCGGCACGCAGATGTGCTTGGGAACCATCTCGCCGTGACAATGATGGCCGCACTCCTCCACCCGCTTCTTGATCGTTTTGAGATCGATCACCGCCTCGTCATACATCACCGTGGCGGTATCCGAGACCGGATTGACCTCCACCCGCTTCACCCCCGGCAGACGCATCAACTGCTTTTCCACGCCGCGGGCGCTCAGCGGCGAGAGGATCTCCCCGACCTCGATAATGCTCGTCTTCATCGATGCCCTTTCGAAAGCGCTAGGCCGCCTCCGCCTTCTCCTTTTCAATTTGAAGAAATTCTTTCACCACTCCCAGCGCCCTGTCGGTTTTCTCGATCGACTTCATCGCATCTTTCTCGATCCCGGCCAGCGCCCGGATCGCATCAATCGTCTCGGGAATGACGATCGCCTGATTGTCGACCTGATAGGTATAGTAAACTTCATTCCTCTCGACGGTAAGAACGTCTTCCCAGAGGCCCACCTCATAGAGGTCGGCCCGTGAGCGCCCCAGATCCGACATCAGCTCCTTCGTGCTGTTGATCGCTGTTACCCCTTCTTCCATCCGAACAAACGCAATCCGAGGCGCCGCGCGAAACGCGGCGAGGACCTCCTCCTTTGTGGAAGATCGGGTCAGCTCGACCCACCAGGTATGGAGATGGCTGATGTTTTCCGGGGCCTTCACGGCGATGGTGACGACATCCAGATCGGGGTCGACGGTCCGCGCGTCGGGTCCTTGATGGCTGGGGATCACCTTCTCCGGAACGACCGTGTTCAGGATGCCGTCGAGGTGCGACTCCCATGGATCGGAGGCCCGGCGGATCAGGGTCCCCCGTGCGCGCTTCAACAGCCCCGCCTTCTTCAGCGCCGTGAGCGTGCGGACGATGGAGGTGGTGTTGCAGGAGACGATCCGGGTCATGCTTCGGCCGAGCGCTGTTTCGTAGTTCGCCTGCGCCACGAACGAATGGCCGGTCAGCGCGTGTGCCTCGCCTCCTTGGAAGATCGCTTTGATCCCAGCCTTTTCGTAACGCGCTTTGTTTCCGGCGGCGATCTTCTTGGGGGTGCAATCGACCGCCACGTCGACCCGGGACAGAAGTTCGTCCACCGTCCCCGCGACCGGAATCCCAGCGGATCGCATCTCCGTCGCTTTCTCCGGCGCCGCCGCGAAGACGGGAATCCCCAAGATCGCCGCAGTTTTAATCCGGTAGTCGGTCACGATGTCGGCCACGCCGACCAATTCCAAATCGTCTTGTTTTCGAACCGCGTCGACCACCCGCTTTCCGATCACGCCATAACCATTCACGGCCACTTTTACTCTGCTCATCGTACGCTCCTTTCTAAAGCCTTCACATGCATTAAATTGATTTTTTAGAATCCACTTCCCTCCATTCTGAACAAAAGACCCCAAGAACACAACACCTCAGAAGGAGATTAACCTCGATTCAGGCCTCCGGCCCCTTTCTCAGTCGCGTTAAAAACCAGATGAACAGGGCCGCCGACACGACCATGCCGAGGGTGCTGAACGGAATCCCCCCAAGGGAATCCTTCCCCTCCAGGTGAAGCAAACCGAATGTCGCGAGGACCACTGCCGTTAAAACCATCCCCAATATTCGTAAGTCGTTCTGCCGATCAAACTCCCGCTTCATCCCTTGAATTTCCTGGGTGTCGATTTTAACGCCGATCTCTCCCTTCTCGATTTTGGCGAGCGCGTGTTTGATCTCTTCGGGAAGAGAGGCGAGAAAACCGACATGGTCGAGAAGATCAGCCTGAAGTTTTTGGAACATCTTCGTCGGGCTGAATTGATCTTTCAAGGCGCGCATCACATACGGTTCGAGTTCCTTGTTGAAATCAAACTTCGGGTAGAGTTTTGTACCCATCCCCTCCGTGGTGGCGAGCGCCTTGCCGAAGAGGGCGAGATCGGCAGGAAATCGAATCCCGCTTCTCGCCCCCCGGTTGATCACCCGGAAGAATGCCCAGGTAACGCTCGGCGGATGCTCCGTGAAAAAGAACTCGCTCAAGATGCCGGCGATATCTCTCTGGAACCCGGCGAGATCGCTCTCCTCATCGATCGTCGCGAGATGAAGCAGATGTCGCGTGAACCCTTCAATGTCTTTATTGACAAAGGAGATCAGACAGCTCAACAGCTCCCGGCGCGACGCTTCGTCCAGATATCCGACCATCCCTAAATCGTGGAGGCAGAGCCGCCCATCCGGCATGGCGAAGAAGTTTCCCGGATGGGGATCGGCATGGAAGAATCCCGCGACGAAGAACTGCTGGAAGAAGGCGCTCACGCCGATCGCGGCAAGCCGCTTTCGATCGCCGCCGAACGTCTCGATCCGGTCGAGATCGGTGACCTTGTCCCCGTGGGAGAACGAAGCGGTCAGGACCCGCTCGGTGGTCCGGTCCCAGAAGACCTTCGGAATGGTGATGTCGGGATTGTCTCGAAAGATATAGCGGAACCGCTCCGCATTGCGGCCCTCCGCCCTGAAGTCGAGCTCCCTCAGCGTCCAGTCGGCGAACTCCTTGACGACCCGTGTCGGCCGATAGGGCCGCAGCTCCGGGAAGAAGCGCTCGGCCAGGCCGGCGAGGAAGAAGAGAATATGAATATCCTGGGTAATGATTTTCTGAATGCCGGGCCGCTGGATTTTGACGGCAACCTCGGTTCCCTCTTCCAGGAAGGCCCGATGGACCTGGGCCAGGGAGGCGGCGGCGACCGGTTTCTCTTCAAATGACTTGAACCGCTCCTCGGGCGAGCCGCCCAACTCCTCCCGGAGAATTTTTCTCGCCTCCTCATACGAAAAGGGAGGGGCATGGCTCTGCAGCTTGGAGAGCTCCTGCGAGAGGGTCTCGCCAACCAAATCGGCGCGCATGCTCAATATCTGCCCTAATTTGATAAAGGTCGGTCCCAACCGCTCCAGAAGGGTTCTCAAGGCGGGGGGCGAGAGAATCGGCTGGGCCACTTCAACCTGGATCTGGTGTTCTTCGATGGACCTTCCTCTGAAGAGATGAACAATCCGATACCGAAGCGGAAGGAGATACCGGAGCCGTAGCCGATCGATGAGCATCCCTCCGCCCGATTCGACGACGATGACGAGAATCTTGCGCAGACGGTTCAGATCGGAGAGTCTCATCTTGTAAGGTCGAAGCGCCATTCAATCTGAACCCTTTCTTTAATGACGTGGATGTGTTCCCTGCCAGGCCCCCCATAACATCACCGCGGGACAGACCAACAACAGAGCAATCAGAAAAGCGCTCCAAAGGGTCAGGCCGAAGAGCACCAGGACCCCCGTCGCCAACCCGATCATCATGTAAGGACAGAGCCAAGCCCAGTTACGCATGGGAACCTCCCTGAAAAGAGTGATCGATTCCGACCCTATCTCCCCCCTTTTCTGGGTCTTATCCGTTCTTTCTGAACGTCCTGGGAGAGGCGCGGGAAGAAGGCCGGCGTTTTCGCCATATAATAGACATATGGCTCGCCGAACTCCGTCAGGACTTCCCGCTCCTCACGGCGCGCCAGGCGGACATACATGAAGACAAGAATCGGAAACATCAGCAGGGTCAGCAGGGTCGGCCACTGCAGCAAGAACCCAAACATAATCAGCGTAAACGCAACATACTGGGGGTGACGCACCCGCGCATAGGGGCCGGTGACCGCCAGGGTATGATTGCGCTGCGCTCGATAGAGAACCCGCCAAGCCGATGCAAGAAGGATGAAGCCCCCGCCGATCAGGAGACCGCTGAGCAAATGAAAGGGGCCGAAATGAGGATTCGCCCGCCAGCCAAAGAGGATCTCCAATAAATGACCCGCATCATGCGAGAAAAAGTCAACCCCCGGATAGCGCCGCTGCAGCCAGCCCGAGAGCAGATAGATCGTCAACGGAAAACCATACATCTCCGTGAAGAGCGCAATGATAAACGCCGAGAAGGCGCCGAACGATCGCCAATCCCGTTTTGTGTGGGGATGCGTGAAGCTGAAGGCGAAAATAATAAAGACCAGTGAATTGATCACGACCAGGGACCAGAGGCCGTAAGCGGATGATTCATTCATGACTTATCTCCTTATCGAAGGTTGATGGTTCTCTTTCGTCTGATCGGTTGAACCTGCTTCTCCGTCATGTCCCCTGTGCATAAACAGGTGAAGAAACGGGCAAGCGAGCAACAGCAGGTACGGGAGGATCCCAAAGAAGTGCGCCCGGTGCTCCGACAAAAGAAAGAAGACAGCGATCAGGAGAAAAGCAATCAGCGCCGGATGAAACCGAGCGCTCTTGCGGCCCCGGGAAGGATGGTGCGTTTCCACCTCTTTCTCCTTGGTTGAGGATTTTAACCTCCGTTGAAGAGTCCCCGCCGCTTGCGGCGGGACTCTTCATTCGGCTTGATCAATGTCCATGAGGGTCGCCCCCCTCCGAAGCGTCGCCTTCCGGTTCCTTCGGAGCCGGTTTGGCGCCGGTCTCAGCCTTGTCTTTCCCGGATGGACCTCCCATCATCGGCCCCAGCTCCATTATCATCGATTCCATCTTCTGCCGCTGCTCGGGGGTCAAAACGCCTTTCATCTGCTGCGCCAGAGCAAGATGACTCGCCTCCAGATCGGCCATCGCGGCATGCTTCTCCTTTACCTTTGCTTTCACCTTCTCCAGATCGACCGGATCGGCCAAAATCAGCTCTTTGATTTCAACATTGGCCATCTCGATTTTCGAGAAGAGCGGGATTGCTTCTTTCTGATGTTTTAGCTTAAGTGATTCGATTTTCTTCTTCTGATCAGGGGTGAGATCGAGGCGGGACATGGCCTGCATCATCTTCATCATCTCCATCATTCCGCCGTCCATGCTGTGCATTCCCATCATCTTCTGCATCATCGGCATCCCGCCGCCCATCATGCCCCCACCCATCATTCCCTCTCTTCCTCCACCCTCCATTTGAGCAAAGGCGGCCCGGGGAACAGCGATAGAAGCAATGAGCAACAGCCATAGAATTGGTTTGATCCATTTTTTCATTTCTTCCTCCGTATTTAGAATGTAGATATCCATCGACAGCGAAAACCTGAGCATTGGTCTCTCTCAAAAAGAGAAACCAATTCCTAACAAAAAAAATACGATCAAATCCGGTAATTGGAATAAAGCTGATAATAGTCGGTCAGCAACTTTGGGAGGATAGCTCTCCGCATGAAAGGATCTGCCGGGCGGAGGCGGGATTCGGAGCCGATTGAAGACGCGAGATCTCCAATAACGGTGTCAGAAGAAGGAGACCCTTCGGCCGGAGAGTGCGGTCGATCCGCTCGCATCTGGAGATTGCTGTAGAGAGTGGACGCGGAACAGGAATGCTCGCCTCCCTTGGAAGCATGGTGAGGATGATCGGCTTCCTGATGTCCATGGGGAGCCCGGGTCTGTGTGAGAGACTGGGCCATGGAAGAAGACTCATCCCACGGACAGATCCCCCAGATCCAAAACCACACGACGAGCAAGAGGAGTGCTTTAGAAGTTCTGAACGACAAGGGTTTCTTCCCTCCTAAGGTTGACGACAAACTGAGGTTTTTGAGCCTTATAGCTTCATTTTGCGACAATTCGAAAGTACAGACAACCCCCCAAAGGAGGCATTTTGGAGAAGGAGGCGGAAACCTGTGGGTGGCGAATTCTTAGTTCGCCTGAAAATTGAGTTCAAAATCAATCTTGCGAACTGCCACCCAATGCGCTACGCTCGCTCATTATGAAAAACGTACTCCTACTTTTCCTACATTTCGTTTCCATCGTCATACGCCTGATTCGGCCAGGAGGGACGAAGACGGTCCTGGCCGAATCGCTTTTGCTGAAGCACCAGTTGATCCTCCTCAACCGGTCTCGCAAAAGAGCTCCGAATCTCAGCCCATTGGACCGCTTCCTTCTCGGACTCTGGACGCTCTTAATCAACCCTGGCCGACTAGCCCAAAACGCGGTGATCGTGAAACCATCGACGCTCTTGCGCCTTCATGAAGTTCTCGTGAAGGCCAAATACC is part of the Candidatus Manganitrophus noduliformans genome and harbors:
- a CDS encoding methyltransferase family protein; translation: MNESSAYGLWSLVVINSLVFIIFAFSFTHPHTKRDWRSFGAFSAFIIALFTEMYGFPLTIYLLSGWLQRRYPGVDFFSHDAGHLLEILFGWRANPHFGPFHLLSGLLIGGGFILLASAWRVLYRAQRNHTLAVTGPYARVRHPQYVAFTLIMFGFLLQWPTLLTLLMFPILVFMYVRLARREEREVLTEFGEPYVYYMAKTPAFFPRLSQDVQKERIRPRKGGR
- a CDS encoding Spy/CpxP family protein refolding chaperone; amino-acid sequence: MKKWIKPILWLLLIASIAVPRAAFAQMEGGGREGMMGGGMMGGGMPMMQKMMGMHSMDGGMMEMMKMMQAMSRLDLTPDQKKKIESLKLKHQKEAIPLFSKIEMANVEIKELILADPVDLEKVKAKVKEKHAAMADLEASHLALAQQMKGVLTPEQRQKMESMIMELGPMMGGPSGKDKAETGAKPAPKEPEGDASEGGDPHGH
- a CDS encoding DUF2933 domain-containing protein produces the protein METHHPSRGRKSARFHPALIAFLLIAVFFLLSEHRAHFFGILPYLLLLACPFLHLFMHRGHDGEAGSTDQTKENHQPSIRR
- a CDS encoding ABC1 kinase family protein, encoding MALRPYKMRLSDLNRLRKILVIVVESGGGMLIDRLRLRYLLPLRYRIVHLFRGRSIEEHQIQVEVAQPILSPPALRTLLERLGPTFIKLGQILSMRADLVGETLSQELSKLQSHAPPFSYEEARKILREELGGSPEERFKSFEEKPVAAASLAQVHRAFLEEGTEVAVKIQRPGIQKIITQDIHILFFLAGLAERFFPELRPYRPTRVVKEFADWTLRELDFRAEGRNAERFRYIFRDNPDITIPKVFWDRTTERVLTASFSHGDKVTDLDRIETFGGDRKRLAAIGVSAFFQQFFVAGFFHADPHPGNFFAMPDGRLCLHDLGMVGYLDEASRRELLSCLISFVNKDIEGFTRHLLHLATIDEESDLAGFQRDIAGILSEFFFTEHPPSVTWAFFRVINRGARSGIRFPADLALFGKALATTEGMGTKLYPKFDFNKELEPYVMRALKDQFSPTKMFQKLQADLLDHVGFLASLPEEIKHALAKIEKGEIGVKIDTQEIQGMKREFDRQNDLRILGMVLTAVVLATFGLLHLEGKDSLGGIPFSTLGMVVSAALFIWFLTRLRKGPEA
- a CDS encoding type II glyceraldehyde-3-phosphate dehydrogenase, encoding MSRVKVAVNGYGVIGKRVVDAVRKQDDLELVGVADIVTDYRIKTAAILGIPVFAAAPEKATEMRSAGIPVAGTVDELLSRVDVAVDCTPKKIAAGNKARYEKAGIKAIFQGGEAHALTGHSFVAQANYETALGRSMTRIVSCNTTSIVRTLTALKKAGLLKRARGTLIRRASDPWESHLDGILNTVVPEKVIPSHQGPDARTVDPDLDVVTIAVKAPENISHLHTWWVELTRSSTKEEVLAAFRAAPRIAFVRMEEGVTAINSTKELMSDLGRSRADLYEVGLWEDVLTVERNEVYYTYQVDNQAIVIPETIDAIRALAGIEKDAMKSIEKTDRALGVVKEFLQIEKEKAEAA